One genomic window of Azospirillum thermophilum includes the following:
- a CDS encoding carbonic anhydrase yields the protein MHHPEHTHGCCHAEHNSRRTFLKLATLSAGVALLSPMVAGSARAAGNVEALLLSCMDYRLMDEVAAYMQGRNLLNNYDHIVLAGASLGALTDKKPAWNEAFWDHVAVAKDLHHIKKVIVMDHRDCGAYKVFLGMDLKDDKAKEAEVHGQYLTKLGAMIRQKHPDLEVELLLMGLDGKVEPVGA from the coding sequence ATGCACCATCCCGAGCATACCCACGGCTGCTGCCACGCCGAGCACAACTCGCGCCGCACGTTCCTGAAGCTGGCGACGCTGAGCGCCGGCGTCGCCCTGCTGTCGCCGATGGTGGCGGGCAGCGCCCGCGCCGCCGGCAACGTCGAGGCGCTGCTGCTGTCCTGCATGGACTATCGCCTGATGGACGAGGTCGCCGCCTACATGCAGGGCCGCAACCTGCTGAACAACTACGACCACATCGTGCTGGCCGGTGCCAGCCTGGGCGCGCTGACCGACAAGAAGCCGGCCTGGAACGAGGCCTTCTGGGACCATGTCGCGGTCGCCAAGGACCTGCACCACATCAAGAAGGTGATCGTCATGGATCACCGCGACTGCGGCGCCTACAAGGTCTTCCTCGGCATGGACCTGAAGGACGACAAGGCCAAGGAGGCCGAGGTGCACGGCCAGTACCTGACCAAGCTCGGTGCGATGATCAGGCAGAAGCACCCCGACCTGGAGGTCGAACTGCTGCTGATGGGCCTGGACGGCAAGGTGGAGCCGGTCGGCGCCTGA